Sequence from the Chthonomonas sp. genome:
ACCGCGGGACTCGACGTCGTGACAAGCCAGACGATTCTGGAGTTCATCGAGGATTGCCGCAACTCCGGCAAGACCGTCATCTTCAGCACGCACATCATGGCGGAAACAGAGCGACTCTGCGACCACGTGGCCGTCATTCACGAAGGCAAGATGCGCGCCCAAGGGACGGTCGAAGGGCTAAAGGCCGAGTACCAAGCCGAGTCATTCGAACAGGCGTTCTTGAAGATCGTCGACTACCGCTCGGAGGTGAACGCATGAAGTCCGTCTTCCTAAAAGAGCTTCGGGAGATGCTGCGCGACCGCCGGGTGATCGTCGGCGCCTTTGTCATGCCCATTTTGGTCGTCATGATGATGATCCGTCTTTTCGGGACAATCGGAGCGTCGCTGGGTGATGAGAAGGCAACCCAGATCGGAGTCTTAAAGGGCACGAAGCCCAACATGCTCGTGCAAGCTCTGAAGCAAACGCCGGGATTCACAATTGTCGAAGTATCCAACGCCGACGAGGGCAAGGCTCAGGTCAGCAAAGGCAAGCTCAAAACGCTGCTCGTGATGCCGGATATCGACATTGCGACGGCCAAACAGGTCCCGATCAGCGCCTACTACCAGTCCGACGAAAGCACCAGTACCATCGCTCTGCGAAAGATCGAACACTTCTTCGACGAGTTCAATCGCCAAGCGCTCCAGGTCGTCCTCAAAGAGCAAGGCATTCCCGCTTCCTCAGCCGAATTCGTGAAGATGTCCTCTGAAGACATCTCGACAAGCAAGGGAGCTGGCGAAAGCTTGCTGGTCTCATTTCTCCCGTACCTGGTCGTCCTCTTCATGTTCGCCGGAGGCATGAGCATCGCCAGCGACCTAGTCGCAGGCGAGAAAGAGCGCGGGACGCTGGAGACCCTGCTGATCTCGCCGCTCACTAGAACGCAGATCGCACTAGGCAAGCTCGGCGCACTCACCGTCTTTGCGATCATGTCGGGGCTCACGACCGTCATCGCGCTCATCGTCGCGGGTCAATCCGACCCATCGGCACGCAAGATGATTTTTGCGGGCAACTTTCATATCGGGCCCGTCCAGATTGCGGCGGCGCTGCTGCTGGTGGCGAGCCTGGCTGGAATGTTCGCGGCGACCTTGCTGGCAATCTCGGCCTGGGCCAAGAACATGCGGGAGGCGCAGACCTACATGGGTGTCGCGAACTTCCTCGTGATCCTGCCCGCGGTCTTCAGCCAGATCATCGGGTTCACCGACGCGGGCCAGCAACTCTGGGTCCGCTTGATGCCGATTCTCAGCACAGCGATGGGATTGCGGGAGATCCTGCTGGGCAAAGCCACCGCCGCAAACATCGGTTTGGCCATCGCGCTGAATCTGGTGCTGGCCGCGCTTTTGGTGTTGGCGACGATGCGAATGTTTGCCAAAGAGAAGATCCTCACCCGAGCCTAGCCGCTCGGGTGACTCGCGTCCGCCGGTAACGCGGGGCCCTGGATCGGTGCAAAAAGCACCCTACAGAACCACCCGAGTCTCTGGCGGGCACTGCTCCACATGCCAAGCGTCGCGATCGTAGCGAGAAGCCAGCTCACCGTGCGTAGAAGCGCGCCGAGTCGATTGATCAGCCACGCGATCACGGCCCAAAACAGCCCGCGAGACTTTAGGAAGTACAGTTCCTTCCCGCGGTTGTACATGGCGACCGACCAGTCTCGCCGCCCCTCGGAGCTCGCTCCAAGCGCATGCAAGAATCGGGCACGCGGCTCGTACCAGATCTGACCTCTTTTCGCCAGCCGCCAGCACAGCTCAGTGTCCTCGCAGTACAAGAAGAACTCCTCGTCAAACTCCGCCTCACCCCGCACCATCAGGCATGCGCCCATGACTTGCCCGACCTGCGAAGGGCGATCCGACGCGAGCCAACGGTTGAGCCAGTAGCCATTGAACAGGCGACTCTTGGCAAAGAGCTTCTCCAACAGCAACTGCTCACAGAAGAGTCTCCACAAAGTAAGTTCGGAACAGCACGAAGGCTGGATATGACCCGCGTCATTTACCAACGCTCCGCCTGCGGCAATCACATTCAGATCGTCAAAGCAGGCTAGCAGCGACGCAAGGGCTCCCGGCTCGGCTGCGGCATCGGAGTTGAGGAGCAACCGGATCGGATTCTTAGCCAGCCTGAGGCCGAGGTTGTTCGCCTTGCCAAACCCAACGTTTGTCGAGCTGCGAATGAGCACGAAATGAGGAAACTCGGACTCCACCACCTCAGCCGATCCGTCGCGGCTGGCATTGTCCACGACGATCACCTCGTCCACTTCGTGCAGCGATGATAGACAGCGCCGCAACAGATCGCGGGTGTTGTACGAGACGACAATGACGGTCAGCGGCAGTGACATTCGAGCTCGGCAGGGGCCGTGCTACAATGATAGCTTCCCATGGCGAACGAAATTCTGCTTTCCAAGGCCGGATATGACATGCTCAGCGCTGAGCTCGTGCGTCTCAAGACCGTCGATCGCAAGATCGTCGCCGAGGCCATCCGCGAAGCCAAATCGCACGGCGACCTGCGCGAAAACGCAGCCTATCACGAGGCAAAACTCAACCAGACCCGACTGGAAGGGCGCATTGCTGATCTTGAGAAGGTGGTTGAGTACGCGACGATCGTGGATCGCCCCGACTCGGACGGGACCACGGCGCACCTGGGCTCAAGGGTGAAGCTGAAGGACCTCGAATGGAAGGACGAACTGGAGATCTCGCTCGTGGGGAGCTTTGAGGCCGACCCGGCGAACGATCTGATCTCGATCACTTCCCCGCTTGGAAGTGCGGTTCTCGGTAAAGTAGCAGGAGATGAAGTCGAAGTTGAAGCTCCGGCCGGTCGCCAACGATATCAGATTCTGGACGTCAGCTAGTTCGCTGGGGTTACTGCTGGCACTCGCCGGGTGCAGCGCGAACGGATCAGCGGGTCCCGCGACCCTTGCTCCGGAGGAAGTCGCTGAGAAACCTCGCGTCACCATCTCCGTCCCCATCCCGCCCCAGGCGGGCGACCTTGGGCTCGTCCACAGCGGCGAACTCATTCGGCTTGGCGACTCAAAGGCCAGTGCATGGCAAGTCGTGCCGAAACCGAAAGGGGCTTACGAATTCACTGAAGACCCCCCAGTCCTGAATGAGTCGATGCAGGCCAGTGTTTGGGAATCCAGAGACCAGTCGTTCGGGCTCATCACGATGAAGGGCAAGGTCGTGCTCGCGATCCACGCTTGGGAGAACGTCGACGACGCAACGCTGAACAGCATCGTCGCCGACCACGAGAGCGCGTTTGGCCCTGCGCCGAATCGGGCGCAGTACCCTCTCACGGATTACTGGTTCTGGGCCAAGGGCCAGAGTCGGTTGATGGTGGTCGTCGCTACGGATTCGCGGCAACGACGTACCGTGAGCGCAGTGATTGGGCAGTACGAGCTCATGGATGCGCTGCGTATGTCGCTGCAGTCTGCCGAAGACGATGCCAAGGCGGCGCAAGCTCGACTGGACAAACTCTTCGGTGCTAAGAAGGCTACGTCCACTGAAAAGAAGTAAGGGCCCGACGACGGTGCAAGCGGCGGCAGAGCACCACGCGTACGGGCCCGAGTTCTCTGTTCCGTATAGGACTGCTGGACAATCCTGGCATTCCTACCTGCTCCAACCGGTAACATCTGGTTGTTGGATCAAACTTCGCTACTCGACTTTGGCTCTCGCCACTTTGAAAGCCAGTTCGGGTCAAAACCGCAGACAGTCGCCATCTCTCCCGGAAGAGTCAATCTGATCGGGGAGTATCTCGATTTGAACGGAGGCCCGGTGCTACCCGTCGCGATATCGCGCTGGGTATGTGTCTTCGCTTCCTTGTCCACCGGAAGCGAACACCTCACGGTCAGCGACGACGATGTCCAGCCACAGGCCAACCCGTTCGCTCAGGCGGTGCTGAACGCGATCACGCCCGGGATCTCGTACAAGAGCCTCGTCATTTCGAACCTCCCCGTCGGCTCGGGGCTCAGTAGCAGCGCCGCGTTCTCGACCGCCTATGCAGTCATCGCGAATCGCTACGCCGACACTCCGCGCCCTCCGATGGAACTCGCCAAGATATGCCAGCAAGCCGAGCACGACGTCCTCGGAGTCCCTTGTGGGCTCATGGACCCCGTCGCTTGCCTCTGCGGTCGGGCGGAGCAAGCCGTGCTCTTCAACACCCAGTTCAAAACGCGGCATGTGGTGCGCATCCCGCCCAAGTGGCAGATCGTTCTCATGAACTCCGGCGTTCCGCGCACGCTCGGTGCGAGCGCCTATTCACAGCGTGCTGCGGAGTGCAAGCTCGCGGCACAACAGTTGGGGGTGCGCTGGCTGGCCGACGCGTCACTCAAGCTCCTCATGCGGGAGGCTGAGATGCTCGACCCTGTCGCCTTTCGCCGCGCCAGACATGTGGTGACTGAAACAAAGCGTGTGCAGGATTTTGAACGCGCGCTCGACACGCATGATTCGCTCGCGGCAGGCGAGGTCATGCAACAAAGCCACGACAGCCTGCGCGACGACCTCGAGGTGAGTTGCTTGGAACTCGATACGCTCGTTCGCATCGCTCAAGGTACGGAGGGGTGTATCGGCGCACGCATGACAGGGGCAGGTTTCGGTGGACACGCGGTCGCACTCGTGTGGCGGGAGCGCGTGGCGACATTTTGCCAATCGGTCGATGACCAATACCGCGCGGCGACCCACCGCAATTCAGAATGCATGGCTGTAGAGGCCGTTCATGGAGCTCAAGTGGGGACCCCAGACGAAATTCGCAGCCAAATCGTGTGCACCAGGGAACAAACAAGCCCCATTGCACGCACAAACAACTAATCCGAAAGGGAGGATCTTAACGCTTGACTCAATCGCTTGTAGTGTCGCAGAAGAGGAACGTGGGGACGGAATTGCCCGGAATTATGCAGTTTCGTGTTTCTCAATCTCAAAATTGCGGGTGGGCATGGAAGAAGACAACTGGCGGCAACAAAGAAAAACGACAGGGGTGGGTTCATGGCAATGCCTAGCACAACGAGATCTGATATGCCTCCTCGCGGAGTTCGACTGACTCCGACAGAGGTTAAAGTACTTAGCTTGATCGCGCAAGGTCACAGTAGCAAGGAAGCAGCTGAAAAGCTGGTCGTCTCCAAGCGAACGGTGGACTTCCATTTGGCTAACATCTACGACAAGCTTCAAGTGAATAACCGAGTTCAAGCTCTGCGAATGGCGACACGATTGGGTCTCATTCCGTTCGAGCCGATCTTCGGCCATGGCTTCGGCGAAGCCTAAGTCAACGAAGCACCGAAAGGTTTGCGCCGTTCACCTGATGGGTGAACGGCGCTCTTTCATTTTGGGACCACAATAGTGCGATGGAGTCGCTGTGGGAGCTCCTACTCGCAACCATCTATCCGCGTAGGTGCTCGCTTTGCGACACGCTCGGGACGCCGCCCATTTGCGCGGTGTGCCTCGGTGAGTTCCCGAAGCATCCCAACCCTCACTTGACCTTCGCGACCGACAGCCCCCTGCATGAAGCGGCCTTTGGCTACGACTATGCGGGTCGTGCGCGACAGGCAGTTCTGAGGCTCAAGATGGAACGTGCGCGTGCTCTGGCCCCGCCGCTCGCCCACCTGGTCGCCACTCACCTGACCGAACTCGGTTTCCTGAATGACCTCGATGCGATAGTCCCGATCCCCATCCATTGGCGTCGGTGGTGCGAGCGAGGATTCAACCAGTCAGAGTTGCTTTGCGCTTCCCTGTCGAAGGAGCATGTGCGTCCCGAGTTGCTCGTCCGCACCCGGCATACGGTCCCGCAAATGAAGCTGAACGCAGTCGAGCGGCAGAGCAACTTGAACGGTGCCTTCCGTGCCCACCCTGATGTGCGCGGCAAGCGAATCCTGCTCGTGGACGATGTCTACACTTCTGGCGCAACAGCGCGAGAATGTGCTCACACCCTCGTGCAGGCGGGTGCTCAACAAGTGCGGGTGTACGCGCTTACTCACGGTGGAGGCTGACAAAGAAGAGGGGGTACCCGATCGGATACCCCCGTTCTATATCCAAAGCAACTCAGCAGGCCCCTCAACCTGCAGTCTGCACTTAGTGCAGCAGTGCTGCCTCGTTGGCCAAATAAGCTGTGAGCTGTTCGAAGTGATACACGTCGTGCGAGACAATCGACATCGCATACGTGAGCACATCAATCTGATCCCCGTTCGGGGCAACGCATGCGGTGTGCAACTGTGCATCCGTCAGTTCGCGCAAGTAGTTCAAAGTGATCTCGCGGCGAGACTCGAAGACTTCCGCCTCGTGATAGACCTCTTTGGTTGCGTAGTGGTGCTCGATGGCCTGGTTCTCGGAATCAAATCCGACCATCTTGTAACCGGGTTCGCTGACGGCTTTCCGAAGCCGAGCGAGGTGGATAACCTCGACATCCGCGAGGTGGGCAATGACTTCTCGCGCAGTAAAGCGATTTGAGTCCAGTTTTTCGTCCAGGCGGTCGCTTGGGAAGACGCGAAGTAGTCGGGCGATCGCCTTAGGACCCGACTCCAGCGAATGGAAGATGTATCGCTTCATCTCCCATAGCTTACGCCATTTTCGCTTCCGTGTGCGGGGCCTCTGGAATTTTCAGCCACTACCTGGGGAGCATCGCGGACAGCCGCTGTTGCTGCTGCTGCGCGGCGCTGATCGCCTGCTCCATCGCCAGAAACTTCTGCCGCAAATTGGACTCCTTAGCGGTGAGTTGCTTGTCCAGATTGGCCAGGGTGTCGTCGAAGTCGTCAATCTGCGCTTGCAATGCGTTTTCGTTCGCGGTCAATAGGCCGTTCGTCGTCGCGGTGAATGAATCGAGCCGCTCGTTCATGAGCGCCGCGAGACCTTTTGTAAATCCTAGTGAACCTACCTGCCCCGTCGCGCTGCCGGTGTACATGATCTGCAAGCCGTAGGTTTTGGGGTTCGTGGTCGCGTTGGACGCGCCCGTGAGGAACTGCCCGACGCCCGTTGCCGGTTCGCCGTTGATCGTACCAGCCACGTCCTTGCCCGCAACGGTCACTGCCTGACCGGTCGTACCGATGCCGCTGTTCGTTCCTCCAGCCGCGAGAGTGCTCGTGACGGTGAAGTTGCCGGGGGTACCAAATCGATTTGAAGTGAGCACGAGCTTTCCGCTAGACTGCGATGCCGTGACCAGATCCTTCAGCTTCGAATCAGCATTGATCTGATTCACGATATCCGTTAGCGAACGCCCGGCTTCAATATTGATGCTTACCGAACCCGAACCAAAGCCGCCGCCGGTAAACGACAAGATTTCCAGCGTGGTGGTATTGCCTGCGAGGGCCGCCGCCGCGGTGACCGTTTGCTTCGTAGCCGCCTGGGTGATGTTGACCGAGTACGAACCCGTTCCGGACGCCTTGGTTTCGGTGGTGCTGCCAACGTACGAGATGTCAGTCGTGCTGCCCGCGCCATAGGCTCGGAACATCTTTTGCACGGCCATCGGGTCAGCCTTGAGGGCCTTATCGAAGACTGCGGTGTCGAACTTCACGGTGCCGTCGGTATTGAAGCTCAATCCCGCGGCGGCCGCATTGTTCGATCCGATCGACAGACCCGGGATGTTCCCTTGCAGAGTCGACTGCAGGTCGCTCATGACTTGGCGCGCGGTCGCATCACCAAACAGTGGACCGGATGCGAAGGA
This genomic interval carries:
- a CDS encoding response regulator transcription factor is translated as MIAQGHSSKEAAEKLVVSKRTVDFHLANIYDKLQVNNRVQALRMATRLGLIPFEPIFGHGFGEA
- a CDS encoding DinB family protein, whose translation is MKRYIFHSLESGPKAIARLLRVFPSDRLDEKLDSNRFTAREVIAHLADVEVIHLARLRKAVSEPGYKMVGFDSENQAIEHHYATKEVYHEAEVFESRREITLNYLRELTDAQLHTACVAPNGDQIDVLTYAMSIVSHDVYHFEQLTAYLANEAALLH
- a CDS encoding ABC transporter permease, with product MKSVFLKELREMLRDRRVIVGAFVMPILVVMMMIRLFGTIGASLGDEKATQIGVLKGTKPNMLVQALKQTPGFTIVEVSNADEGKAQVSKGKLKTLLVMPDIDIATAKQVPISAYYQSDESTSTIALRKIEHFFDEFNRQALQVVLKEQGIPASSAEFVKMSSEDISTSKGAGESLLVSFLPYLVVLFMFAGGMSIASDLVAGEKERGTLETLLISPLTRTQIALGKLGALTVFAIMSGLTTVIALIVAGQSDPSARKMIFAGNFHIGPVQIAAALLLVASLAGMFAATLLAISAWAKNMREAQTYMGVANFLVILPAVFSQIIGFTDAGQQLWVRLMPILSTAMGLREILLGKATAANIGLAIALNLVLAALLVLATMRMFAKEKILTRA
- a CDS encoding ComF family protein, which translates into the protein MESLWELLLATIYPRRCSLCDTLGTPPICAVCLGEFPKHPNPHLTFATDSPLHEAAFGYDYAGRARQAVLRLKMERARALAPPLAHLVATHLTELGFLNDLDAIVPIPIHWRRWCERGFNQSELLCASLSKEHVRPELLVRTRHTVPQMKLNAVERQSNLNGAFRAHPDVRGKRILLVDDVYTSGATARECAHTLVQAGAQQVRVYALTHGGG
- a CDS encoding glycosyltransferase family 2 protein, translating into MSLPLTVIVVSYNTRDLLRRCLSSLHEVDEVIVVDNASRDGSAEVVESEFPHFVLIRSSTNVGFGKANNLGLRLAKNPIRLLLNSDAAAEPGALASLLACFDDLNVIAAGGALVNDAGHIQPSCCSELTLWRLFCEQLLLEKLFAKSRLFNGYWLNRWLASDRPSQVGQVMGACLMVRGEAEFDEEFFLYCEDTELCWRLAKRGQIWYEPRARFLHALGASSEGRRDWSVAMYNRGKELYFLKSRGLFWAVIAWLINRLGALLRTVSWLLATIATLGMWSSARQRLGWFCRVLFAPIQGPALPADASHPSG
- the greA gene encoding transcription elongation factor GreA — protein: MANEILLSKAGYDMLSAELVRLKTVDRKIVAEAIREAKSHGDLRENAAYHEAKLNQTRLEGRIADLEKVVEYATIVDRPDSDGTTAHLGSRVKLKDLEWKDELEISLVGSFEADPANDLISITSPLGSAVLGKVAGDEVEVEAPAGRQRYQILDVS